The Limosilactobacillus panis DNA segment TTCAGGAGATTGGAGTTATCATTTTGATGTTTATTGCGGGACTAGAAAGCGACCTCTCGCAACTTAAAAAGTATTTAAAGCCGGCCTTTGCGGTGGCAATGGCGGGGGCCGTCATCCCGGTCATCGTAATGTCACCAGTTGCTTACTTTTTTGGCTTTACTAAGACTGAAGCTGTCTTTATCGGGGTTATTTTTGCCGCCACGTCCGTCAGCATTTCGGTAGCGGTCTTGCGGGAGTTTAACCAACTTAGTAGTCGGGAAGGGGCAACCATCCTCGGGGCCGCAGTTGCCGACGATATCATCGGCGTTATGATGCTGTCCATCATGATCAGTGTGATTAACGGCGAGGGTGGCGATGCCCACACCAGCCTGCCCCTCTGGCTGGCCCTGTGCTTGCAGGTCCTATTCTTTGGTGGCACCTACCTGCTGGTCCGCTGGCTGGCGCCCTACCTAATGCACCTCAGTGAGAAGATGCTGACCGAGTCGGCGCCGTCCGTTATGGCAATGATTATCTGTCTAGGGATGGCCTCAATTGCGCACTACGTTGGCCTAAGTGGGGCGGTTGGGTCCTTCTTTGCCGGTATTGCGGTTGCTAATACCCACCGGAAGGAAACGATTGACCGGAGCTTTGAACCGATTGGCTATGCCATCTTCATCCCCCTCTTCTTCGTTAGCGTCGGCCTGAACATGCGCTTTGATAATATTCAGCGTTCCCTGCTGTTCGTGATTTTGATGACGGTGTTGGCTTGCCTGACCAAGCTGGTCGGCTGTGGGGCCGGGGCCCGGATTGCCGGCTTCAATATGGTGAGCTCCTATGTTGTCGGCAGCGGGATGATTGCTCGGGGGGAGATGGCCCTGATTACCGCCCAAATTGGGTACGAGGCGC contains these protein-coding regions:
- a CDS encoding cation:proton antiporter encodes the protein MEFIATLAGLLLMTQIVAHYCRRVEIPEVIGQIIVGIIVGPAMLNWVHLNSMMNEFQEIGVIILMFIAGLESDLSQLKKYLKPAFAVAMAGAVIPVIVMSPVAYFFGFTKTEAVFIGVIFAATSVSISVAVLREFNQLSSREGATILGAAVADDIIGVMMLSIMISVINGEGGDAHTSLPLWLALCLQVLFFGGTYLLVRWLAPYLMHLSEKMLTESAPSVMAMIICLGMASIAHYVGLSGAVGSFFAGIAVANTHRKETIDRSFEPIGYAIFIPLFFVSVGLNMRFDNIQRSLLFVILMTVLACLTKLVGCGAGARIAGFNMVSSYVVGSGMIARGEMALITAQIGYEAHLMSPMYYSDVITVIILATILAPFILKHSLKKLPAA